The genomic region GTTGTAAGAGGTTTGCCTACCTGTAAGCAAATGGAGCAGCAGAACTCATTGTAAGACTCGATGGCATCGCCAGAACAAAATGTACTTCGAGGGAGATTTTGAATGCATTCTTGGGGCAACCCTCTTACTCCAGTGATTTCATAGAGTTCAGAAATCTCTCTGTAAGTCTCCAGTGTGCTAACCTGCTCAGTAAGTTTCAGACTGTCACTTCAAATGGATATATAACAACTACTAGTTATTGGTTGTTTACTAGGAGAGATATACTTACTTGCCAATGATAGGCTTTTAACAGTGCAGAGCTCACCCACTCCATAAACACCTTCCCATTTACCATCCCACCTAAGAGAGCAACCTAAAACATATAAAATGGGTTACATATCAACATCAAGATGAACCTCCTTAATATATTAGAATGACTGTGACAGCTACACAACACATTCACTCATACATGCTTACAACAACTTAAAAACACCGACTAGGTTAAAGTTGTGGGTTTGGCTGAAATTGTAAAAAGCTGCTTTTTTAGAAGCAACCGGAAAGATTACTTAAATTCAAGTATGCTTCAAGATTTGATCATATGAAACTTCAAGAGAACTTCTTCCAATACATTCAACTAGAAGCACTGCTGCACTAGGCAGCAATTTAAAGTGCTTCAGTATTTCAAATTGCTTCTCAGATTCTACCAAATGCTGTCAAAATGTTACCAAACGTTTTTATATTTAACGTAAACCTTAGACAAAGGCTGCCCATCCACTACCAAATCCATAAGTTGAATGGCAGCAACAGCCCCCGCCATACCGCCTATTCCGGCTCCAATAGCAAACCCAGTTTCTGTTGTCTGGCCTTTGACGGCTCCATGTATTGCTCCCACTATAGCTCCTCCTACAAAACCCTCAATCTTTTTAAACAGAGGAAGACACCAAACTTGGGTTGTTAGGTATTACATTGAGATCACCAAGAACAAGCTCCCTGATTTTAGACAAAGAAAGCCTTATACTAACAAAACAGAACACATACCTACTGCAAGAATGCAGGTAAATGCAGCAAGAAGAACTCTCTTAGTGACTCCAACCAAAGCTCCACTTCCTAAACCCTCAATTGTGGTCAAAACCCACAAAGAAACAACCTCTTTAGACCTCAATGCACCCTCCAATAAGCCTGAAAACAATCCCTCACACAAACTAGCCATGACTCAAGTGTTGAGTAGGAACAGAGTAAGAGGCAGACTTGGTGAAGGAACTAGAAGATGAGCTTGAATTTAAAGAGGAGTGCATAATATCCAGGCATTTAAGAAGTTCTAACAATAAAGTGCCACCAATCACATGTTTTATATTATTTTACAGAATGAAGCAGTGTAGCGTCTAGGAACGAGACAACACTGTATGCTATCGACTTGAGCAAGCAACCCCCTATAATTGATCGACATATTAGGCATGTTTTTTTTTCATATTCGTTTCCATTTTTTGGTGAAAATAAAACAATTGCTTACCAAACCTCCCCACCCTAATCAACACTTAATATGCATTGCTTAATCAACAGCATTTCTACTATTATATTCTATTACCATGTGTTATGGTAAGCATAAAGCAAGTAGAAGAACATAAGAGGTTAGCTAGCTAGCTAGTGGAATACCGTAAACTCCTTTCGATTTGGGATTCACATATGTTTCATGATGAGTGCGGCGAGGGCATAGAGGAGATGAAAAGTGGGAAAAATAATCAAAATCAATACTGTTATCATAATTAAGAAAAAATTGTAAGTGCGGAGCATTCATACGAGACTAGTTCAAGAAACACGAGCATAATTAATACTTTTGAATTGAATAACTCTTATCCGAGTTTAGAGTATAGATTCGTGAACATAACATGTCGGACAAGTCGCTATATCCCTTTCAAAATAGTCTTTCTAGCTAGTTTGGCATTGGTTCGATGCAAATCCAAATTTGTTTTCATTGAATGCTTGAATTATTGTAAGACTGAGACCGGACTGTGGGGGTTACCCAGTTACTGTCTACAACATGTTTAAGTTTGCAGACTCTATTCATTGTACAATTAAAATTGGATTGGTTCCATTGCTACTTGAAGCCAGAGGACCCCATAGCTATAGCTATAATCCCCAGTTGCTGGTTATGACTTATGAGTGATAATCCTTTCCTGGTTGTAAAAGGACAAGTTTGGCATCCATCCATTATAGGGAATTCTTTATGGCACAGACTCCACAGAAATGAAGGCCAAAGTGATAGAAGAAGGAAAGTAAGCAAAACCAGGTGCTGGGATAGGGAGTCGTATGAAAGCTTCTGTGGGCTGGGATTTGAATCGGAAGAGCTGAGGGTGAGGTGCTATAATTGCTTATGATAGATATGGTAAGATATTAATTGGAATGACAGATATATATATATATATATATATATATATATATATATATATATAGTAGTAGAGANNNNNNNNNNNNNNNNNNNNAGATACTAGGACGGTGGAGATGAGGAAATTCGATCGAAAAGTGGTGTAAAAATGGAAATCCGCACCTGATCAGCATTGTATATATATATATATTTATATATATAGCTTATTTAGAGCAACTGGGTTCTTTTATATTTTACCAAAATAAATGCAGAGGCTTGGAGTTTCCCATTTCCAACTTGGCAATGCTATCCTGAACAAGAATCAACCCCACCAAGATTTGACAAGATATATACAACTCCATGCTGTTTAGTATTCATCAGTTTAATTTTGAGATACGGGAAATGAATAACTATGCTTAATGTGGATGTGTTTTGTTTTCAAAGATATGCTATTCTATGTGCTTAATTTAGTTTTCTTTTTTATTTCGTTTTTTAATCATTATTGTAAAACAAAAAATATCAAAAGCTTCTACCAAAAATTACTTAAGTTGAAAACCTCGGCAAAGAATTCCAAAGGAAGCTTGGAGGGGCAGCAAGGTTTGATAACTTTTCTGAGGATCCTGAAAAGAGAGGGATCATAAGAAGATATTCCATAGAACATAAAGGAAATCTCGAACGCAAGACACAAAGAGGCTAAAGATATTTGGTCAGTGAAGGTAAATGAATGAACTTAGAAAAGAGTCAAGATCTTAAATATTGTGTTGGAATGATCGTTTTTGTTCTTTTCCGAGTGGATGTAAGTGAATCATTCTATGTTCCCTTCTCAATATATTCATTTTCCCTTTTTTTCAAAAAGAAAAATATATTTTTTTTATCTACTTTTCTAACGTTACTGAAACACTGTAACTAAAAACTCATAAAATTTGAATTTTTCATGCCCATCGAAACCAAGGGGTTTGGCTTACTAATTTGATAGCACATCGTTTTAATGCTCAGTTTGTCTCTGAGCTTGCACGTATGCAATTTTTCGTTTTAACCATTTACACGAACAACTTACGGTCATACCACAATTGTGTGCATTGACAAAAAATGCTTATTATGTATTTAGGTGATTATAGATTTTTGTGTTGTAGGCTCACCTCTAACAAGAGAGTGAAATGCGGCAATGAGGGCCATTTTTCATCATATAATAATTAGTCACTGATTCATGACACAAATCTAAAAATGTTATATTTGTGTCATTTTAGCTTAAAGATTACGAATATAATCTAATATAATTTTTTATTTGAAAAGTAAAATGAAAATAGTATCGATTGTTCTCTTACGAACCAGACTGACTCTTAACTGAAAATTGAAACTTTTAATAGATTCAATCAATGGAAAAATTCAAAATCGTGGACTCATATGTACCTTAGTTCATGATGTTAGAACCCGTGGACTAATAGTTTCCGGTCTCCCGAGTTTACTCATGTTTAGAGGGGGCAAACTTGTCACGAATGCCTTGGCTGCTCTTGGTGATCAAATTATAGTGGTCATCGGACTGCTACTTTGCCTGATGTTGTGTTGGGCCAATACCATATGTTAGCAGGGGGCTTTTGTTTTGGGCAACAATAGGAATTTCTCTAGGCCTATATCACTCTGGACCCAAAACGGATGTGAAACCAATAGTTCAATATAGTTGATCTTGACCCCATAGATCCGACAAAACGTGAAGTTGGTTCCTTTCTCTCTCTCGATCACCCAAAACCTCAATCTCTCTCTCACTCTCCGACTCAGACTCTCTGTCTCTCTTCGTTTGGCAGAAGCAAATTTCACATGCACACAAATATTACAGGTATTCTCTTCTTCCTCCTCCTCCTCTCTCTCTCTCTCTCTCTATGTCTTCTTCTTTTGTAAATTAAACAAAATCTTTTTTCCTCTTTTTTCTAAAGAAGAGAGGAAAAAAATCTCACTTTTTTTAATATTTGAAATGGAAGATGTTGTGATTATGTTAAGCATGCTGTTTTTGTTTATTTTTAAAGATTGTTTACTTGTAGGTTGGTTTGTTTACTTGTGTAAAGAATTGGACTTTTTGAGTTTTGGGATAGGTTTTGTTAATTTATTGCCACCCATGTTAGCAATTGTGAAATTGAGAAAATGATTAGGCTTTCAGCTCTGTTACATTTCGGGTCTCAAATTGTATATATTACTTTGATTTTCTTTTTGAAATGGGTGTCGAAAGGTACAGCTGGTAAGATAGTGAGAGTGTTCTCTGGGTGTGGCGTGGTATCAAAGAAGGGGTGTTTATAAGACTCCTATTGAAATAAGTTGGTTGGAACACAATGTAGGGGGCTTCATAAATGTGGTTGTGTTTAGGTGTACCAGAAGTCTAGATGTAACTGAGATTGATTCGTCTGCCGGGAATTCTATGAATTGTATTTTGTTTCTGGATTCTTAAGCTTATGGAAGGTGTGTCGGATATAAAGCGGGACAATTTCAAGGCTTGAGGTGAGCGATATATGAAATTTATATCTCACCAAGCAGTTATGTTTCATATTGTCCCAAAGTGCAATTGCGGAATCATTAGAGGTCATAAACATTATGTGTGTTTGATTTGATATCCTTTCTGTGGTCCTTAGTCGTGGTTGAGCTATTGCACAAGTTTTTGGAGCCATTGGAGGTTGCTAGAAGGAGGATTATGCTTCCTATATATGCTGGATGGGAAGTGTTGCCTGTAATTGGTTAGGCTTGTAGACACAAGAAGGGACTTAACTGTAGCAATGAAATGAAGCTATCATGTTCACCCAATTATCTGGAAGCTTAAAACTGTATTAAGGATTTGTTAGATCAAGGCTGAGATCATTTTGCTGGTGAATTTTCCAACTGTTCTAAATTCAAGATTTGAGGAAATGTTCTGATGCTTATTTATGGATTTGAATTGTAGCAGCTTTTGGCTTGAATTGTTAAGTGTTGCACATCAATGTCGATTCATTAGTGTGATTAGTGTTTTCATTTCTATGGAGTAACTAATCTTTCAGGATGCATATGCATGTTTAGTTTAAATGGAAATTTGAATATTGGAAATATCTTTTCACTTCTCTTGAAGTGAAGTTGTAGACTTCTCATTAGGTGACACCAACTTTTAAGCATTGCTTTGTTAATAGAAGTCATATTTGCTTGCATAGTGGTTAAAATCATCTCTGTATGTGAGATTGCGAGTTATGGCTGGGATAGCATAATACCTTGGAACATTCTGATTTGGAACTTCAACATGATTTCTTTCAGTTGTCTCTATGGCTTTCAAAGTGATCACTTATTTTTGGTTGAATAAATTGCAGGGGTTCTCGCAAGAGAGTTCAATAGAAAATATGGATGATCATCTTGAAAATGATGATTCCATGTTGGCCAGAGAACGAGACCTTAAATTTGAAGTTGATAACGTTGAAGTCGTTCATAGTTATCCGGATGAAAAAAGCTTTGATAGAGGGCATGAATGTCATGAGGAACTCAACGAACATGAGCAAGCGATTTCTCACTCACTAGATGCAGACTTCAAAGATCAAATTCCAGAATCTCCAGTAAAATCTTATCCTGTGCCTGTTGGTTTTGATCATGACAATACCATAGAAACAAAAGTTGATTTTCAAGAGAGGACTCAGTCCACATACGATGGCAGTAATCATTACCAAGGTGAGATGGATGAGTTGCATGGCAGTAATATTTTTAAAACCTCCTCTCAATCTAAGTCGCAAACTTTCGATAATGAAATGGGAACTGAAGATTCTCCTAATTCTCAGGAGTTTCCTCTGACAGAAACTACAAACCAGGGAGCCGGAGATTCTTACTTGGTTCGGTTTCCTCGTGCTGGAAGAGTAAGGAATATCAGCTCAGAGAAGTTACAGGATGATATAGTTACATCTTCCATTCATGGAATAGAAAAGGAAGCTACTGATATACAAACAGGGCAGTCATTATCTTCTCCCAAATCACACTGGTTGGATAATGAATCAAACAAAGATGACTCCCCAGATGAGAACAGACTACGAGGAGTAACCCAGTCTGACCTTCAGTTTCATGGTAGATCAGCCAGCAGATCAATATCTCCTATGACTAGGAGAGAAATGCCAATTTCACCTGAAGGGTCTCCTCTGCCACTTCACTCTCTTCATGACCATGAGCATATATCTTCTCAGCAAGGTTCTCCAGACCCATCATATGAACCTCAATCTCATAGGCAGAGAATTTCTTCACCTGAAAGGTCTGACGTGCAAGCAGGAGTTTTCTATGATCACTTATCTCCTGTGAGGCAGACCTCTGCTTCTACGCATGGCATTCGACAAGAGCCCCCAGAAGACTGTTTTGTTGTGAAGCATCTATCTGCATCCTTAAAGTCCCATCACTCACCTCCAAAGTATCGGAAAAGGAACAGATTAGAGTCACAATCACCCATTCAGTGTAGACATTCACCCACTCTGCATAGAGGTTCACCCACTCGTCACAGAGTTTCACCCACTCGGCGCAGAGGTTCACCCACTCGGCACAGAGTTTCACCCACTCGGCGCAGAGGTTCACCCACTCGGCACAGAGTTTCACCCATTCGACACAGAGGTTCACCCGCTCGACTTAGAGATGCTCATGCCTACCAGAGAGGTTATCGTGATAGATATCGATCAAGGTCCCCATATTCAAAATCCCATAATAGATCAAGGTCCCCCCATTCAAGAGCTCATTATAGGTCAAGATCCCCTTATTCAAGTGACCATCATAGATTGACAAGGTTAAATTCTATATCCTCTCCCTTTTCTAGTGAAAAATCCCTTTTCGACTGGCAACAAATTATTAGATAGTGTTAGATTTGGTTTATATGTGAATCTTTTTCACTTGGTTAGTTTATATGATGACCTCACAACACTGAGACAATTGCATTTTTCTAATACATAATTTATCTGCAAGAATTTCTGAAAATAGGATAGTAATCCAAAACTTCATTATTCAGGTGAATCATTGGTTAAAGTAAGTACTGGCTCTAATTCGTGTTGTATTATCTATAACATCTAATCTGTTCTGCTGTCCTGATATTTCATCCTTTAATTTACAGCAAGCGAAGGCAGTCTCCAAGGCACAGGTCCTCTTACCCTGAACACCATAATTCTCATCGCCCTTCTCCTAGAAGGACACGTTGGTCACCACCTGTTAATAGGAAAACTGGATTAGGGAAACCTGGTAGAAATTTATTTGTTGCAGGTTTCAGCTTCTTAACTTCAGAGAGAGATTTGGAAAGGAAATTTTCTAGGTATGGCCGAGTGCAAGATGTTCGTATTGTTAGAGACAAGAGGTAAATTGCTGCTTTTAACTGCATTCAATTGGTTTGTTGTTATGGATTATTGCATTTTAGTTTATAGTGGAGCACCTATTTTGCTTACTCATTACCTTTCGTATGGCTTTTCTATGGGGAAGACTTCATATTGAAACATCTACTCAAGTTATATCTTCTCTCAATTTGAATGGTTACATTAAATTTTCTTGCAAGGTCCGGAGATTCACGTGGATTTGGGTTCTTGACCTTGGAAAGTGATGAACATGCTGATGCGGCAATCAGAGCTCTAGATGAGACTGAGTGGAATGGTCGGATTATTCTTGTGGAAAAATCGAAAAGTTGAGGAACCTTGCATTGATAACCTTATCGCAGCTAGATATTGGAACCTATTTCGGTTGGTTAATTTGTAGTTTACTGAAGTTAATACTAATCCCCCAGAATCACAGTAATCACCTATATAGCATATATAAAGTTGGGAAGTTCAGTATCATTTTAATTAGAAAAGTTCTCCTCTCTTCTTTTCTTGGTTTTATCTTAATATCGATCCAATGTCTGAATGAACCTCAATATCTTGTAGGAAAAAAAATGATTTCAAAGCCTCATGCATTTGGATCCATTGAAGTCCTTCTCCATCGATTAAATCTAATGCAACATGCATGATGATGACTTGAACTGGCACACCTTAGTGGTGTAGTGTACTTTGCCTTATCCTTAAGATATGATTCTTGTCTAGTGGATCAGTTGGTAAAAAGTTGTACAATATGGAAGAGAAAGA from Fragaria vesca subsp. vesca linkage group LG3, FraVesHawaii_1.0, whole genome shotgun sequence harbors:
- the LOC101309331 gene encoding NEP1-interacting protein 2-like; this encodes MASLCEGLFSGLLEGALRSKEVVSLWVLTTIEGLGSGALVGVTKRVLLAAFTCILAVGGAIVGAIHGAVKGQTTETGFAIGAGIGGMAGAVAAIQLMDLVVDGQPLSKVALLGGMVNGKVFMEWVSSALLKAYHWQVSTLETYREISELYEITGVRGLPQECIQNLPRSTFCSGDAIESYNEFCCSICLQELEDGEYTRELPICRHLFHLACIDLWLRRQGSCPMCRVLVADNTRS
- the LOC101309621 gene encoding uncharacterized protein LOC101309621, producing the protein MDDHLENDDSMLARERDLKFEVDNVEVVHSYPDEKSFDRGHECHEELNEHEQAISHSLDADFKDQIPESPVKSYPVPVGFDHDNTIETKVDFQERTQSTYDGSNHYQETTNQGAGDSYLVRFPRAGRVRNISSEKLQDDIVTSSIHGIEKEATDIQTGQSLSSPKSHWLDNESNKDDSPDENRLRGVTQSDLQFHGRSASRSISPMTRREMPISPEGSPLPLHSLHDHEHISSQQGSPDPSYEPQSHRQRISSPERSDVQAGVFYDHLSPVRQTSASTHGIRQEPPEDCFVVKHLSASLKSHHSPPKYRKRNRLESQSPIQCRHSPTLHRGSPTRHRVSPTRRRGSPTRHRVSPTRRRGSPTRHRVSPIRHRGSPARLRDAHAYQRGYRDRYRSRSPYSKSHNRSRSPHSRAHYRSRSPYSSDHHRLTSKRRQSPRHRSSYPEHHNSHRPSPRRTRWSPPVNRKTGLGKPGRNLFVAGFSFLTSERDLERKFSRYGRVQDVRIVRDKRSGDSRGFGFLTLESDEHADAAIRALDETEWNGRIILVEKSKS